A genomic region of Leptotrichia hofstadii contains the following coding sequences:
- the nrdR gene encoding transcriptional regulator NrdR, with amino-acid sequence MRCPFCGYENTKVVDSRAYFERNSIKRRRECEKCGKRFTTHEKVAELSLTVIKKNGEKQPYSREKVYNGIIRAFEKRQIDKEKIEETLDKIEREILTTYSGEIKSSELGDKILSYLIDLDEIAYVRFASVYKKFDSLDSFVKEIEKIHNDKNKRK; translated from the coding sequence ATGAGATGTCCATTTTGTGGCTATGAAAATACAAAAGTCGTTGATAGCCGTGCATATTTTGAAAGAAACTCAATAAAAAGACGGCGTGAATGTGAAAAATGCGGAAAAAGGTTTACAACGCATGAAAAAGTTGCAGAACTGTCGTTGACTGTAATAAAAAAAAATGGAGAAAAACAGCCTTATTCTCGTGAAAAAGTCTATAACGGAATTATCAGGGCGTTTGAAAAGCGTCAAATTGATAAGGAGAAAATAGAGGAAACTTTGGATAAGATTGAGCGTGAAATACTTACAACCTATTCTGGAGAAATAAAGTCCAGCGAACTGGGTGATAAAATACTTTCATATTTGATAGATCTAGATGAGATTGCCTATGTCAGATTTGCATCAGTTTACAAAAAATTTGACAGTCTGGACAGCTTTGTAAAGGAAATTGAGAAGATACATAATGACAAGAATAAGAGAAAATAA
- a CDS encoding PTS sugar transporter subunit IIA gives MEDKNIADYIKIDTIDLNLESKNKNAVIKELYNNLKSTGLIKDEEQGLSDIFAREEMGSTGIGRRIALPHAKTKAVDELIITFGISKNGVSYNSMDGEDVNIFFMFLCPEKKTQEYLKVLARISRLIRDEKFVDNLLKADSNEEIIKIIRAEETN, from the coding sequence ATGGAAGATAAAAATATTGCTGACTATATCAAAATAGACACGATAGATTTAAATTTAGAATCGAAAAATAAGAATGCAGTAATTAAAGAGCTGTATAATAATTTGAAAAGTACAGGATTAATTAAGGATGAAGAACAGGGACTGAGCGATATTTTTGCAAGGGAGGAAATGGGTTCGACAGGAATTGGCAGAAGAATTGCTTTGCCTCATGCAAAGACTAAAGCGGTAGATGAGCTGATAATAACTTTTGGAATTTCTAAAAATGGCGTGTCATATAATTCAATGGATGGTGAGGACGTGAATATATTTTTTATGTTTTTATGCCCTGAAAAGAAAACTCAAGAATATCTCAAAGTGCTTGCAAGGATTTCAAGGCTAATCAGGGATGAAAAATTTGTTGATAATTTGCTGAAAGCTGATTCAAATGAAGAAATTATAAAAATTATAAGGGCAGAAGAAACTAACTGA
- a CDS encoding FtsB family cell division protein, whose translation MKKLRLIGNIIFFSLVVHFVLQSVNVFMGKKDMQISLSQTNQQIKELKERKSKLEQEKENAGVNNKDKNEKFARNNLNLKRKGEVIYKIVD comes from the coding sequence ATGAAAAAGCTTCGTCTAATTGGAAACATAATATTCTTTAGCCTGGTAGTGCATTTTGTACTTCAGAGCGTTAACGTGTTCATGGGAAAAAAGGATATGCAGATAAGCCTGTCACAGACTAATCAGCAGATAAAGGAACTGAAGGAAAGAAAAAGCAAATTGGAGCAGGAAAAGGAAAACGCGGGAGTCAATAATAAGGATAAGAACGAAAAGTTTGCGAGAAATAACTTGAATTTAAAGAGAAAAGGAGAGGTTATTTATAAAATAGTTGATTAA
- a CDS encoding hydroxymethylglutaryl-CoA synthase, giving the protein MKIKEIGEKIKIGIDKIGFAMPKYFLDIRDLALGRNENENKFVKGLMQSEMSITPVTEDIVSLGASAAEQILDEEDKKNIEMVIVGTESGIDQSKASAVFIHHLLDIQPFARCIEIKEACYGATAALTFAKNYIEKNENASVLVIASDIAKYGIDTPGESTQGAGSIAMLIKKDPKIAVINDENVCQTRDIMDFWRPNYSDFPIVDGHFSTKQYLDCLATTFDEYKKRYNQDLSDFVAFCFHLPFPKLGLKAINSLLEKNMEKEVKNKFLEKFHTSIIYGKRVGNIYTGSLYLSLLSLLENCDSLKAGDKIGMYSYGSGAVCEFFNLTLAEGFKNHLRHDRLNDFDNRRQLSINEYENLFFEKIILDNEGNCDFSNRKLIQESDNAFVLEKVENHKRIYKKIK; this is encoded by the coding sequence ATGAAAATTAAGGAAATAGGAGAAAAAATTAAAATTGGAATAGATAAAATTGGTTTTGCAATGCCAAAATACTTTTTAGATATACGGGATTTAGCTCTCGGAAGAAATGAGAATGAAAATAAGTTTGTGAAGGGGCTTATGCAAAGCGAGATGAGCATTACACCTGTAACGGAGGATATTGTGTCGCTTGGGGCAAGTGCGGCTGAACAGATTTTAGATGAAGAAGATAAAAAAAATATTGAAATGGTTATTGTCGGAACAGAATCAGGAATTGACCAAAGCAAGGCTTCTGCTGTTTTTATCCATCATCTGCTGGACATTCAGCCATTTGCACGATGTATCGAGATTAAGGAAGCCTGCTATGGGGCAACCGCCGCATTGACCTTTGCAAAAAATTATATTGAAAAAAATGAAAACGCCTCTGTTTTAGTAATTGCTTCAGATATTGCAAAATACGGAATTGACACTCCTGGAGAATCTACACAGGGGGCAGGAAGTATCGCAATGCTAATAAAAAAAGACCCAAAAATTGCCGTCATAAATGATGAAAATGTATGCCAAACCCGTGATATTATGGATTTCTGGCGTCCCAACTATTCAGATTTCCCAATAGTAGACGGACATTTTTCAACAAAGCAGTATCTTGACTGCCTTGCAACGACATTTGATGAATACAAAAAAAGATATAATCAAGATTTATCCGATTTTGTTGCTTTCTGTTTTCATCTACCATTTCCAAAACTTGGATTAAAAGCGATTAATTCACTTTTGGAGAAAAACATGGAAAAAGAAGTAAAAAATAAATTTCTGGAAAAATTTCATACTTCAATAATTTATGGAAAACGAGTTGGAAATATCTACACAGGCTCTCTTTATCTAAGTTTGCTTTCTTTACTTGAAAACTGCGATAGCTTGAAAGCCGGCGACAAGATTGGAATGTATAGTTATGGAAGCGGTGCTGTTTGTGAATTTTTTAATCTAACCCTTGCAGAAGGCTTTAAAAATCATCTAAGGCATGATAGATTAAATGATTTTGACAATAGAAGGCAATTGTCAATAAATGAATATGAAAATTTATTTTTTGAAAAAATAATTTTAGATAATGAAGGAAATTGCGATTTTTCAAATAGAAAACTTATTCAGGAAAGCGATAACGCATTTGTGTTAGAAAAAGTGGAAAATCACAAAAGAATTTACAAAAAAATAAAATAA
- the mreC gene encoding rod shape-determining protein MreC — MSLDNFYEKKSTGRTILIIIIIIIVLFAFKNRITSSFTFMDGITQSVNFRLVKVKSMLYTQVLKLRSRVNDISYIDDYIENNKTRDFELQKNKVQNMELAYVKQENENLRKMLDMRQKTQAEFIAADVALVENGNSSEKMYINKGSAQGIKINLPVMYDGYLIGKISKVSEEYSEVTLLTSKTSKLSVVVNNGSLQILRGNGNGTYSIQNYNETSVNKDTMFKIETSGVSDILPRGIRVGTFKVTELNAFNKMKEVRFKPNVNIFDIQSVMVYKWSINDSINTQIQKELKAQEEQQNKENSQTN; from the coding sequence ATGAGTTTGGATAATTTTTATGAGAAAAAAAGCACAGGTAGGACAATCTTAATAATAATAATTATAATAATAGTTTTATTTGCATTTAAAAATAGGATTACGAGTTCATTTACCTTTATGGATGGTATAACACAGTCGGTAAATTTCAGGCTGGTAAAAGTAAAGAGCATGCTTTATACACAGGTGTTAAAGCTGAGATCCAGGGTTAATGACATCAGTTATATTGATGATTACATTGAAAATAATAAAACAAGGGATTTCGAGCTGCAGAAAAATAAAGTCCAGAATATGGAGCTTGCATATGTGAAACAGGAAAATGAGAACTTGCGTAAAATGCTTGACATGCGTCAAAAAACTCAGGCTGAGTTTATAGCGGCAGATGTGGCGCTTGTGGAAAATGGAAACTCGTCAGAAAAAATGTATATAAATAAAGGATCTGCACAGGGAATAAAAATAAATCTGCCTGTAATGTACGATGGCTATCTTATAGGAAAGATTTCTAAAGTCAGTGAGGAATATTCTGAAGTTACCTTGCTTACAAGCAAAACTTCTAAACTGAGCGTAGTTGTAAATAATGGAAGTCTTCAAATTCTGCGTGGAAACGGTAACGGAACATATTCAATCCAGAATTATAACGAAACTAGCGTTAATAAAGATACAATGTTTAAGATAGAAACTTCGGGAGTAAGCGATATACTGCCAAGAGGGATTAGGGTAGGAACTTTCAAAGTGACAGAACTGAACGCCTTCAACAAGATGAAAGAAGTAAGGTTCAAGCCTAATGTAAATATATTTGACATCCAAAGTGTCATGGTTTACAAATGGAGCATTAACGATTCAATAAATACACAGATACAAAAAGAGTTAAAAGCTCAGGAAGAACAGCAAAATAAAGAAAATTCACAAACAAATTAA
- the recO gene encoding DNA repair protein RecO, translated as MKIIKTNCIVLKKKEMKEADLQVTLFSKDYGKIMATAYGIRKSNKRNVVSLNPLNEVEITLSQKNNYYVVKEVEIIKNFNSIIKNINKLEISLYVLDSIDKIYYMTNENGDFFDKLVEILAFIDILPCLKKGYKYYVVLSFLRRIMIEQGIYDIDEISLILKKEKNENIKKYKEILQISKKNSNMLETQEKFEKYIDFLRKMVLIFENFINRNLQVELKINKFIMEEFYGR; from the coding sequence ATGAAAATAATAAAGACAAATTGCATTGTTTTAAAGAAAAAAGAAATGAAGGAAGCGGATTTACAAGTTACACTTTTCAGCAAGGATTACGGTAAAATCATGGCAACTGCTTATGGAATCCGAAAATCCAATAAAAGAAATGTTGTTTCGTTAAATCCGCTGAATGAAGTTGAAATAACACTTTCACAGAAAAATAATTATTATGTCGTAAAAGAAGTCGAAATTATAAAAAATTTTAATAGTATCATAAAAAACATTAATAAGCTGGAAATATCATTATATGTGCTGGATAGCATAGATAAAATTTATTATATGACAAATGAAAATGGGGATTTTTTTGATAAGCTGGTGGAAATATTAGCTTTTATTGATATTCTTCCATGTTTGAAAAAAGGTTATAAATATTATGTTGTATTATCATTCTTGAGAAGGATAATGATAGAACAGGGTATTTATGACATTGATGAAATAAGCTTAATATTGAAAAAAGAAAAAAATGAAAATATAAAAAAATATAAGGAAATCCTGCAAATTTCAAAAAAAAATTCAAATATGCTTGAGACTCAGGAAAAATTTGAAAAATATATTGATTTTTTAAGAAAAATGGTTCTAATTTTTGAAAATTTTATAAACAGAAATTTACAGGTTGAGCTAAAAATAAATAAATTTATTATGGAGGAATTTTATGGAAGATAA
- a CDS encoding sugar O-acetyltransferase yields MNLEEQRQFILSGKVYNDLTPELIKARENTVFLTNKYNESFGKPSSEREAILKNLLKSIGKNVHFEPTFRCEFGFNISIGDNFYANFDCVMLDGGGIEIGNNVLFGPRVGIYTSNHSTDAEERINGGCYAKPVKIGNNVWIGAGVHINQGVTIGNNTIIGSGSVVTKDIPDNVIAAGVPCKVIRKITEKDKTGYKP; encoded by the coding sequence ATGAATTTAGAAGAACAGCGGCAGTTTATTTTATCTGGAAAAGTTTACAATGATTTAACTCCAGAGCTTATAAAAGCTAGAGAAAATACTGTTTTTTTAACAAATAAATATAACGAAAGTTTTGGAAAACCGTCATCAGAAAGAGAAGCAATCCTAAAAAATCTTTTAAAATCAATTGGTAAAAATGTGCATTTTGAACCAACATTCCGATGTGAATTTGGATTTAATATTTCAATAGGAGATAACTTTTATGCAAATTTTGACTGTGTAATGCTTGACGGTGGCGGAATTGAAATTGGAAATAATGTTCTTTTTGGACCAAGAGTAGGAATTTATACTTCTAATCACAGCACTGATGCAGAAGAAAGAATAAATGGAGGATGTTATGCCAAGCCTGTAAAAATTGGGAATAATGTCTGGATTGGCGCGGGAGTCCACATTAATCAAGGAGTTACAATTGGAAACAACACTATTATTGGCTCTGGAAGCGTTGTTACAAAAGATATTCCAGATAATGTAATTGCCGCAGGAGTGCCGTGCAAAGTTATCAGAAAAATAACAGAAAAAGATAAAACTGGCTATAAACCTTAA